A genomic segment from Candidatus Brocadia sinica JPN1 encodes:
- a CDS encoding site-specific integrase produces MFSLQWARVDFSRKTIIIQESKNGKPRTIPLDRVAFDILAEKSKIRNIKYDFVFISRIGTKINCHNLRRIFNIAVKKAGLQNFRFHDLRHTLFSSIFKWEIFWVG; encoded by the coding sequence TTGTTTTCGCTTCAATGGGCCAGGGTAGATTTCTCCCGTAAGACAATCATAATTCAGGAATCAAAGAACGGAAAACCAAGAACTATTCCATTAGATCGGGTAGCATTTGACATCCTGGCAGAAAAGTCAAAGATACGGAATATCAAGTATGACTTTGTATTTATCAGTCGCATTGGTACGAAGATTAACTGTCACAATCTCAGAAGGATTTTTAATATTGCTGTTAAAAAGGCTGGTTTACAGAATTTCCGTTTCCATGATTTGAGGCATACCTTATTTTCATCAATATTCAAGTGGGAAATCTTTTGGGTTGGATGA
- the nadB gene encoding L-aspartate oxidase: MKKYTEPKRHLISFNSHTSSHVFTDILIMGSGVAGLSAAIEASKHCSVLVVTKDKIDENNTVYAQGGIAVVLSAGDTIVKHIKDTLDAGQGLCDKAAVKTVVSEGPKRVHELIEWGAAFDKEDDRLIFTQEGGHSFPRIIRAQGDSTGREVEHALIRLVKEYKNITVLEHTFATDLITRDGICHGAIVWHAKKGTTLIWAKRTILATGGCGQVYRETTNPDVATGDGLAMAYRAGAVLQDMEFVQFHPTTLYIAGAVRFLITETVRGEGGILRNKRGERFMPRYHQQAELAPRDVVSQSILKEMQKTDHTNVYIDVRHIPRERLYTRFPKIKEICDSFGIDIAKDLIPVRPSAHYMIGGIKTDQFSRTTVRQLYACGEAACTGMHGANRLGSNSLLEGLVTGYTAGKDACESIQKSVRKLVPYTIRESMGLSKISWLDLNDIRNSLKSLMWRDAGIERDERHLLEAEEMIEMWGSYVMDKEFSNPTGWELQNMILVSSLIVSSALKRKESRGVHHRTDYPETDNIRWKKHITWVL, from the coding sequence ATGAAAAAATACACGGAACCCAAAAGACATCTTATTTCCTTCAACAGCCATACCTCATCACACGTCTTTACCGATATACTGATAATGGGGAGCGGAGTGGCGGGACTCAGTGCTGCTATAGAGGCATCAAAACATTGTTCAGTACTGGTTGTCACCAAAGATAAGATCGATGAAAATAACACAGTCTATGCGCAGGGTGGCATTGCCGTGGTATTATCTGCCGGGGATACCATAGTGAAGCACATAAAAGACACCCTGGATGCCGGGCAGGGCTTGTGTGATAAAGCGGCGGTAAAAACGGTTGTCAGCGAAGGCCCGAAACGGGTACATGAACTGATTGAGTGGGGTGCAGCATTTGACAAAGAGGATGATCGTCTGATCTTTACTCAAGAAGGGGGGCACAGTTTCCCGCGCATCATCCGTGCCCAGGGCGATTCAACAGGAAGGGAAGTAGAACACGCACTTATACGCCTTGTGAAAGAATATAAAAATATTACAGTGCTTGAACACACCTTTGCCACTGACCTTATTACCAGAGACGGTATTTGTCACGGCGCTATTGTCTGGCATGCGAAAAAGGGGACCACCTTAATCTGGGCAAAGCGAACAATTCTGGCCACCGGAGGATGCGGACAGGTCTACCGGGAGACAACCAACCCCGATGTGGCTACCGGCGATGGACTGGCAATGGCCTACCGTGCCGGCGCTGTCCTCCAGGATATGGAGTTTGTACAGTTTCACCCCACAACCCTCTATATTGCCGGAGCTGTACGGTTTCTCATTACTGAAACCGTGCGGGGTGAGGGTGGCATATTAAGAAACAAAAGGGGGGAACGGTTCATGCCAAGGTATCATCAACAGGCGGAACTTGCACCCAGAGACGTGGTGAGCCAGAGTATTCTGAAAGAAATGCAAAAGACCGACCACACGAATGTTTATATCGATGTTCGTCATATTCCAAGAGAACGGCTTTACACCCGTTTCCCAAAGATCAAAGAAATCTGCGATTCATTTGGAATTGATATTGCCAAAGACCTGATCCCTGTGCGTCCCAGTGCTCATTATATGATCGGTGGTATCAAGACCGACCAATTTTCCAGAACTACAGTCAGGCAGCTTTACGCCTGCGGCGAAGCGGCCTGTACCGGTATGCACGGGGCCAACCGGCTTGGCAGCAATTCCCTTCTTGAAGGACTGGTAACGGGTTATACAGCAGGAAAAGATGCCTGCGAGTCAATCCAGAAGAGTGTGCGTAAATTGGTCCCCTACACCATCCGCGAATCTATGGGTTTATCAAAGATTAGCTGGTTGGATCTGAATGATATCCGAAATTCCTTAAAAAGCCTCATGTGGAGGGATGCGGGGATCGAGCGTGACGAAAGACATCTGCTTGAGGCCGAAGAAATGATCGAAATGTGGGGCAGCTACGTAATGGACAAAGAATTTTCCAACCCGACGGGCTGGGAGTTACAGAACATGATTCTCGTTTCCAGCCTTATCGTTTCATCAGCCCTGAAGCGGAAGGAATCACGTGGGGTCCATCACCGTACAGATTATCCAGAGACGGACAATATCCGCTGGAAAAAGCATATCACCTGGGTGCTATAA
- a CDS encoding Abi-alpha family protein: MIDEENAVTEVSKAIREIAKASGKAIDTVRSLGSFVADVISGPIDQAMGIVKDKLVYMRWERQARFIKRAEELFRKLGIANRHKAVPMSIAIPLLQSAFLEEDDELQDMWVQLLANAADADCRREVRRAYISILQDMTSLDAAIMQNSLRFLRNT, translated from the coding sequence ATGATCGATGAAGAGAATGCAGTTACCGAGGTGTCGAAGGCAATTCGGGAGATTGCTAAAGCATCTGGCAAGGCAATTGACACTGTCCGCAGTCTAGGTAGTTTCGTCGCTGATGTCATTTCAGGGCCGATTGATCAGGCAATGGGCATCGTCAAGGATAAACTCGTTTACATGCGATGGGAGCGTCAAGCAAGATTCATCAAGCGCGCGGAAGAACTGTTTCGGAAACTAGGGATTGCAAATAGGCACAAGGCCGTTCCAATGAGTATCGCGATTCCGCTGCTGCAGTCAGCCTTCCTCGAAGAAGATGACGAGTTGCAGGACATGTGGGTACAGTTGTTGGCCAACGCGGCCGACGCAGATTGCAGGCGGGAAGTACGAAGGGCATATATCAGCATACTCCAAGACATGACTTCGCTTGATGCTGCTATCATGCAGAACTCCTTACGGTTCCTGAGGAACACTTGA
- a CDS encoding methylenetetrahydrofolate reductase → MLISQFISSNMDLKSGSNLEKVLQSGQFAVTAELGPPRGADRSVIEKKAGLLKGYGDAFNITDCQTAVVRMSSIAAGRIVLDAGLEPIIQMTCRDRNRIAIQSDLLGAAALGAKNLLCLTGDHQKFGDHPMAKGVFDMDSIQLIQMVKAIRDEKKFQGGQELKASEPRFFIGAAENPFADPFKFRAIRLAKKIAAGADFIQTQIIYNINKFKDWMKMVTDMGLHEKAFILAGVAPLKSAGMARHMKHNVPGMDVPDEVINRMTAVSAAKKGKEEGIKICLEVIEQIREIKGIAGIHIMAVEWEEAVPEIVKETRLYPRPLL, encoded by the coding sequence TTGCTTATCTCACAATTCATTTCATCAAATATGGACTTAAAATCAGGTAGTAACTTAGAAAAAGTCCTTCAAAGCGGACAATTTGCTGTTACAGCAGAACTAGGTCCTCCACGGGGCGCAGACCGCTCAGTGATAGAAAAGAAGGCAGGACTGCTGAAAGGCTATGGGGACGCCTTCAATATTACTGACTGTCAGACTGCCGTGGTGCGTATGTCCAGTATTGCCGCCGGTCGGATAGTCCTGGATGCTGGCTTAGAACCCATCATCCAGATGACCTGCCGCGACAGGAACCGTATTGCTATACAGAGCGACCTCCTTGGTGCTGCGGCACTGGGTGCAAAAAACCTCTTATGTCTGACTGGTGACCACCAGAAATTTGGAGATCACCCTATGGCAAAGGGCGTCTTTGATATGGATTCGATCCAGCTCATTCAGATGGTCAAGGCCATTCGTGATGAGAAAAAATTTCAGGGCGGACAGGAGTTGAAGGCATCAGAGCCGAGATTCTTTATCGGCGCAGCAGAAAATCCCTTTGCCGACCCATTCAAATTCCGCGCCATCAGACTCGCCAAAAAGATCGCTGCCGGCGCCGATTTCATACAAACCCAGATTATTTATAACATCAACAAATTTAAAGACTGGATGAAAATGGTCACCGATATGGGTCTCCACGAGAAGGCATTTATTCTCGCCGGTGTGGCCCCGCTCAAATCTGCCGGAATGGCCAGGCATATGAAGCATAATGTGCCGGGCATGGATGTGCCTGATGAAGTCATAAATCGCATGACAGCCGTCTCCGCCGCTAAGAAAGGAAAGGAAGAGGGCATTAAAATATGTTTAGAAGTCATAGAGCAGATCAGAGAAATCAAGGGCATTGCCGGTATCCACATTATGGCAGTAGAATGGGAAGAGGCCGTCCCAGAAATTGTCAAAGAAACGCGGCTGTATCCCAGACCACTGCTATAA
- a CDS encoding DUF4160 domain-containing protein produces MPTVAKIGSYRFYFYSSDANEPAHIHVKHERFTAKFWLNPIRLQKSKGFSDNDLIKIQKLIEKNKEIFQEKWNEYFSA; encoded by the coding sequence ATGCCAACTGTTGCTAAAATTGGTTCATATCGTTTTTACTTTTATTCCAGTGATGCAAATGAACCAGCCCATATCCATGTAAAACATGAAAGATTTACGGCTAAATTTTGGTTAAACCCAATCCGGTTGCAAAAATCTAAGGGATTTAGTGATAACGATCTTATAAAAATCCAAAAATTGATAGAAAAGAATAAAGAAATATTTCAGGAGAAATGGAATGAGTACTTTAGTGCTTGA
- a CDS encoding DUF2442 domain-containing protein: MSTLVLEHECLAQRVVFTEGSFVVYLNDGRNISVPIIWYPRLLNSNKQERENYELIGDGEGIHWPDIDEDISVEGILAGRRSGESQSSLDKWLKKRSQQKQNKNT, encoded by the coding sequence ATGAGTACTTTAGTGCTTGAACATGAATGTTTGGCCCAACGAGTTGTGTTTACAGAGGGTTCTTTTGTAGTTTATCTTAACGATGGGAGAAATATATCCGTGCCTATTATTTGGTATCCTCGATTGCTAAACAGCAATAAACAAGAACGAGAAAACTATGAACTCATTGGAGATGGAGAAGGAATCCATTGGCCGGATATCGATGAAGATATTAGCGTCGAAGGAATATTAGCCGGCAGACGTTCAGGAGAAAGTCAAAGCTCCCTTGATAAATGGCTAAAAAAAAGATCACAACAAAAACAAAATAAAAATACCTAA
- a CDS encoding AsmA family protein, whose protein sequence is MKKIIGIVLGVVFVLVVGAVVTPFLIDLNKYKGKIIDIAKPHVARDLDFGGIKLTILKGLGAEIQGLRIAENPGFGVGDFLNLERLRVKVKLFPLLKKQIQVKELILDKPVVRLIKNTKGELNIADLMGSEVKEQKAKEQKDTESTEKKDNENNGSENDENEVKNGNTFLAGLLVSKFTLNHGHIDFIDEFTQPGTTTTTTIDLLDMKFTDVSVNKPIRMSMTARLPGGAKQNFMIKGAIGPLGDTLNIKRLFMDIALSLEEFDLGTCKSYLPADMPLSPIDGVISMDISLRGDMASGVTSEGQMQCKELILAEGNDKKALGKMHITLLEKMKLAWEKGIANIDRLDLSMNENTISLTGNVEGFNTKPQWDITLRAQTINPDYAFLFYPSLRESLPKDVSFSGSLGMEMISKGNIGNLQADCNVDMKDLDILYGETFRKPRPIPCQISIKASKTGDDIQLDPCVIKMHTLFLRTSGKITGLTNPRFDLSMNTEDTSLKGWESLVPALKEYEPEGNFVLQSSLKGTMEDAAVNLQFSSPRLAFKLSQSSDDGQKTATSQGFFESMDMKVQAVKKDEAIMGSGNLEVKKGEVLAAPFEKMQAQFDYQNDILGIHGFRVHAFQGDVAMDGKVKPRELRWNVKPVITNIHVAEAMDTFTQYKGLFKGIFSGSFTANNAGDGKQKGAMNASGSFRLDQGEIMNLNLIDTVLDALFGIKGVSKFLEKEGSELEKQKITRFDSLDGDFSMTGNKIDLKKVALHNIHTAKATDSDAFIEGLIDCNTSGLDLKGKVVLSPEYSAKLAKKTEPLNALLNPENRMVLPITVKGSINKPMPILDIPYVTSAMAKYYGRKELEKLGDKIGLPKKGDKDQQGKKSPIGDILKDILK, encoded by the coding sequence ATGAAAAAGATCATTGGTATTGTTCTGGGCGTGGTTTTTGTTCTTGTGGTCGGTGCAGTAGTCACACCATTTCTTATTGATCTAAATAAATATAAAGGAAAAATTATCGACATTGCGAAGCCGCACGTGGCGAGAGATTTGGATTTTGGCGGCATAAAACTCACCATTTTGAAAGGGCTGGGAGCTGAGATTCAGGGACTCCGCATTGCAGAAAATCCGGGATTTGGCGTTGGTGATTTTCTGAATCTGGAACGCCTGCGGGTAAAGGTAAAATTATTTCCCCTGTTAAAAAAGCAGATTCAAGTTAAGGAATTAATCCTTGATAAACCGGTGGTAAGACTGATAAAAAACACAAAAGGGGAGCTTAATATTGCAGACCTGATGGGGTCCGAGGTAAAAGAACAGAAAGCTAAAGAACAGAAAGATACTGAAAGCACGGAGAAAAAGGATAATGAAAATAATGGTAGTGAAAATGATGAAAATGAGGTGAAAAACGGAAATACTTTTTTGGCAGGATTGCTGGTTTCTAAATTTACTTTGAATCATGGCCACATCGATTTTATTGATGAATTCACTCAGCCGGGTACTACCACAACGACAACGATAGATTTGTTAGACATGAAATTCACGGATGTATCAGTGAATAAACCAATCCGGATGTCCATGACAGCCCGTCTGCCCGGGGGTGCGAAGCAAAATTTCATGATAAAGGGTGCTATTGGTCCCCTGGGTGATACCCTGAATATAAAACGGCTTTTTATGGATATCGCATTGTCACTCGAAGAATTTGATCTGGGTACCTGCAAATCGTACCTGCCGGCAGACATGCCTTTATCCCCCATAGATGGGGTTATTAGCATGGATATCTCTTTAAGGGGGGATATGGCCTCCGGAGTTACTTCTGAAGGGCAGATGCAGTGCAAAGAACTGATACTTGCGGAAGGAAACGATAAGAAAGCCCTCGGGAAAATGCATATTACCCTCCTGGAAAAAATGAAGCTCGCATGGGAAAAGGGAATTGCGAACATTGACCGGTTGGATTTGAGCATGAATGAAAATACAATCTCTCTGACAGGGAATGTAGAAGGATTCAATACGAAACCACAATGGGATATAACCCTTCGGGCACAGACGATCAATCCGGACTATGCCTTTCTGTTTTACCCTTCTCTCAGGGAATCTTTACCCAAGGACGTGAGCTTTTCAGGTTCATTGGGCATGGAGATGATTTCGAAGGGAAATATCGGTAATCTCCAGGCCGATTGCAACGTGGATATGAAAGACCTCGATATCCTGTATGGTGAAACATTTCGCAAACCGAGACCTATCCCTTGTCAAATTTCCATCAAGGCAAGCAAGACAGGAGATGATATTCAGTTAGACCCATGCGTTATCAAAATGCATACTTTGTTTCTCAGGACATCGGGAAAAATTACCGGTTTAACGAATCCACGTTTTGATCTTTCGATGAACACCGAGGATACGTCCCTGAAAGGCTGGGAATCGCTGGTCCCTGCACTGAAAGAGTACGAACCGGAGGGAAACTTTGTCCTTCAAAGTTCTTTGAAAGGAACGATGGAAGATGCTGCTGTTAATCTGCAGTTTTCGTCCCCAAGGCTTGCATTCAAACTCTCTCAGTCGTCAGACGATGGCCAGAAAACTGCAACTTCTCAAGGTTTTTTTGAATCCATGGATATGAAAGTGCAAGCCGTGAAAAAGGATGAGGCAATAATGGGGAGTGGCAATCTCGAAGTCAAGAAGGGGGAGGTGTTGGCTGCACCTTTTGAAAAGATGCAGGCACAGTTTGACTATCAGAACGATATCCTCGGCATTCACGGGTTCCGTGTTCATGCCTTCCAGGGAGACGTTGCGATGGACGGTAAAGTAAAGCCCCGTGAACTTCGATGGAACGTGAAACCGGTTATTACGAATATACATGTGGCAGAAGCAATGGACACTTTTACACAATACAAGGGTTTATTCAAAGGGATATTTTCCGGGTCTTTTACGGCAAACAATGCCGGAGATGGCAAACAGAAAGGGGCTATGAATGCCAGCGGGTCATTCCGGCTCGACCAGGGAGAGATTATGAATTTAAACCTTATAGATACGGTCCTGGATGCGCTTTTTGGTATTAAGGGCGTATCTAAGTTTCTGGAAAAAGAGGGCAGTGAATTGGAAAAACAAAAGATCACACGATTTGATTCCCTGGATGGTGATTTTTCCATGACCGGTAATAAAATCGATTTAAAGAAGGTAGCTCTGCATAATATTCATACTGCAAAAGCAACTGATTCCGATGCATTTATAGAAGGGCTGATTGACTGTAATACCAGTGGTCTCGACCTTAAGGGCAAGGTCGTTCTCTCCCCGGAATATTCTGCTAAATTAGCCAAAAAGACCGAACCTCTCAATGCCCTGCTCAACCCGGAAAACCGCATGGTGCTTCCGATTACGGTAAAGGGAAGTATAAACAAGCCAATGCCTATCCTTGATATACCCTATGTAACCAGCGCCATGGCAAAATATTACGGCAGGAAAGAACTGGAGAAATTAGGCGACAAGATAGGATTACCCAAAAAAGGTGACAAAGACCAGCAGGGCAAGAAGTCGCCCATAGGCGATATTTTAAAAGACATTTTAAAATAA
- a CDS encoding EcsC family protein, which translates to MSSLTKYEDEQVRKIREWKIKEPSVMSKTFGKVAVPVTWLVQKIIPHAAIRSAIDVVNSAGKWLSDAGDIKRNGMVSEIQNLRNKDLELSDKLANSVHNWAIGMAAAEGAATGFGGIFAIAADIPVIVTLALRTIHKIGLCYGYESIDDNDNQFILGILAASGANSVEEKVAALTMLRSIEVTIAKQTWKAMAEKAAKRQISKESAIIAIKNLAKQIGINITKRKALQAIPVIGALVGGSVNGWYIKDVGWAARRPFQERWLIDNQKILEV; encoded by the coding sequence GTGAGTTCACTGACTAAATACGAAGATGAACAAGTTAGAAAAATAAGAGAGTGGAAGATAAAAGAACCAAGCGTTATGAGTAAAACGTTTGGAAAAGTAGCGGTTCCCGTTACTTGGTTAGTTCAAAAGATTATACCTCACGCCGCAATTAGAAGCGCAATAGATGTGGTAAATTCAGCAGGAAAGTGGCTATCAGATGCAGGCGATATTAAAAGGAACGGAATGGTTTCAGAAATACAAAATCTACGTAACAAAGACTTGGAATTGTCAGATAAATTAGCAAATAGCGTACATAATTGGGCAATAGGAATGGCTGCTGCCGAGGGTGCTGCAACAGGATTTGGTGGAATATTTGCGATAGCGGCCGATATTCCTGTAATTGTAACATTAGCACTGAGAACAATTCATAAAATAGGTCTTTGTTATGGCTACGAATCAATAGATGACAATGACAATCAATTTATTTTAGGGATTTTAGCGGCATCAGGCGCCAATTCTGTTGAAGAGAAAGTTGCAGCATTAACTATGCTACGAAGCATTGAGGTAACTATTGCAAAACAAACATGGAAGGCTATGGCGGAAAAGGCTGCAAAGCGACAAATCAGTAAAGAGAGTGCAATTATAGCGATAAAGAATTTGGCAAAACAAATTGGCATAAATATAACTAAACGAAAGGCGCTTCAAGCAATTCCCGTAATTGGTGCTTTAGTTGGTGGTTCTGTTAATGGCTGGTATATCAAAGATGTTGGATGGGCTGCTCGCCGTCCATTTCAAGAAAGGTGGCTAATTGATAACCAAAAAATACTGGAGGTATAA
- a CDS encoding FAD-dependent oxidoreductase, giving the protein MEIDKPCTKSNKKGNEEAPCILACPIRQDARDYVQLIARGRFQEAFRVVRERNPLPSACGRICTHPCETKCRRNSTDAPIAIAWLKRFLGDNFSHETGKITSEKYPEKIAIIGAGPAGLAAANDLALLGYSCTIFESNPTPGGMLRMGVPTYRLPRTAIDNDVEYIKKLGVEIRYNTTFGVDITFDSLKKDGFSVLFIGVGLSESRSLNIEGVQLEGVLKGVSFLNEVNTTGSAKIGKNVLVIGGGAVAMDCARTALRLRTDKVSVACLESRKEMPTTDFEIEEAVHEGVALYNSIGPKRILGKNGRVSGLETLKVKYVFDEQKRFNPAFYEGSESVIEADTIILAIGQASNLSFLKGQEGIQITRGGTIIVNPNTFSASVHGIYAGGDVVLGRGTMTESMAQGKKAAIAIHNALRNAALKDEKWAEKPAVPDVAESRIALIKKEQKHEMSTMPLDGRLKTFDEVELGFPLNKAVKEAQRCMNCGAGAFVDDNLCVGCLTCVRICPFEVPKIKKGDTTAYIDGDCQSCGLCIVECPAKAISFKTPLEDRGKDALKSVFQEKLVHDIKPFIINFYCQYGAYKEEKEGATDNLLVFHFRRVGVLGLGKVDPSLYLRAFELGAHGVLVTACKGDTCHFCKEQEWVERRTKYASQLLSGLGMDSRRLQTHFISSQNGKEILEIALRMVEELRNV; this is encoded by the coding sequence ATGGAAATAGACAAACCATGCACAAAATCTAATAAAAAAGGAAACGAGGAGGCGCCATGCATTCTGGCCTGTCCGATACGGCAGGATGCCCGCGATTATGTTCAGCTCATTGCCAGGGGGAGATTTCAAGAGGCGTTCAGAGTGGTAAGGGAGAGAAATCCGTTGCCTTCGGCGTGTGGCCGTATCTGTACCCATCCTTGTGAGACAAAGTGCCGACGGAATAGCACCGACGCGCCGATTGCGATTGCATGGCTCAAGCGTTTCCTCGGTGATAATTTTTCTCACGAAACCGGGAAAATAACCAGCGAAAAATATCCGGAAAAAATCGCTATCATTGGCGCTGGCCCGGCTGGACTTGCCGCTGCAAATGATTTGGCCCTTTTGGGCTATTCATGCACCATCTTTGAATCCAATCCCACCCCCGGCGGCATGCTTCGCATGGGTGTGCCAACCTATCGTTTACCAAGAACGGCTATTGATAATGACGTTGAATATATTAAAAAATTAGGAGTTGAAATCAGATATAATACAACATTTGGCGTAGATATCACCTTCGACAGTTTAAAAAAGGATGGGTTTTCTGTCCTTTTTATTGGTGTGGGTCTGTCCGAGAGCCGCAGCCTGAATATCGAAGGGGTGCAACTTGAAGGCGTCCTCAAAGGTGTATCTTTTCTCAACGAAGTAAACACCACAGGAAGCGCCAAGATAGGCAAGAATGTCCTGGTAATAGGAGGCGGCGCCGTTGCTATGGACTGTGCACGGACGGCCTTACGCCTGAGGACAGATAAGGTATCCGTCGCCTGTCTTGAGTCACGCAAGGAAATGCCAACGACCGATTTTGAAATCGAGGAGGCAGTTCATGAAGGGGTGGCGCTTTACAACTCCATAGGCCCGAAACGTATCCTTGGAAAGAACGGAAGGGTTTCTGGACTGGAAACCCTTAAAGTAAAATATGTCTTTGATGAACAAAAGCGGTTCAATCCCGCCTTCTATGAAGGCTCAGAGTCTGTTATTGAGGCAGATACTATCATCCTTGCAATTGGCCAGGCATCAAATCTCTCATTCCTGAAAGGGCAGGAGGGTATTCAAATCACACGCGGTGGCACGATCATCGTCAATCCAAATACCTTTAGCGCCTCCGTGCATGGTATCTATGCAGGTGGCGATGTCGTGTTAGGCAGGGGAACCATGACTGAAAGTATGGCCCAGGGCAAAAAAGCAGCGATTGCCATTCATAATGCCTTAAGAAACGCAGCGTTAAAAGACGAGAAATGGGCAGAAAAACCGGCAGTGCCCGATGTGGCTGAATCCAGAATCGCCCTTATCAAGAAAGAGCAGAAACACGAGATGTCTACCATGCCTTTGGATGGAAGGCTGAAAACCTTTGATGAGGTAGAGCTGGGATTCCCCTTAAACAAAGCGGTGAAGGAGGCGCAGCGGTGCATGAACTGCGGCGCCGGTGCCTTTGTGGATGATAATCTCTGTGTGGGATGCCTTACCTGTGTGAGGATATGCCCTTTTGAAGTGCCGAAGATTAAAAAGGGTGACACCACGGCTTACATCGATGGAGATTGCCAGTCCTGCGGTTTGTGTATTGTGGAATGTCCTGCGAAGGCAATCAGTTTCAAAACACCATTAGAAGATCGTGGCAAAGATGCCCTTAAGTCGGTTTTCCAGGAAAAATTAGTCCATGACATAAAACCATTTATCATTAATTTTTATTGTCAATATGGCGCGTATAAAGAGGAAAAAGAAGGCGCAACGGATAATTTACTTGTTTTTCATTTCAGGCGGGTGGGAGTTTTGGGGTTGGGTAAAGTGGATCCATCATTATATCTCAGGGCATTTGAGTTGGGCGCTCATGGCGTATTGGTAACGGCCTGTAAAGGAGATACCTGTCATTTTTGCAAAGAACAGGAATGGGTTGAAAGGCGGACAAAATATGCCAGTCAATTATTGAGCGGATTGGGAATGGATAGCCGAAGACTTCAGACCCATTTTATTTCTTCACAAAATGGTAAAGAAATACTTGAAATTGCGCTCAGGATGGTCGAAGAACTGAGAAATGTATAA
- a CDS encoding methylenetetrahydrofolate reductase C-terminal domain-containing protein has translation MIVASSKPFPEIKQMLSGFKKVCVLGCGSCVTICHTGGEKQVAELAAQLRLAAKLEGRQIEVKEDSTLRQCEWEFIDDIKEVIKDCDAVLSIACGVGVQYMAEKFPRMRIFPGVNTTFMGGPVEQGIFWERCAGCGNCILGTTGGLCPVSRCAKSLMNGPCGGSQNGKCEVSQETPCVWHQIYDQLDTQQLLATMERIVPPKDWTTGMENHPRKMVLEHLVMKKQ, from the coding sequence ATGATCGTAGCATCATCAAAACCATTTCCGGAAATCAAACAGATGCTTTCCGGGTTTAAGAAGGTCTGTGTGCTGGGATGCGGTTCATGCGTGACCATATGCCATACGGGTGGCGAAAAACAGGTCGCCGAGCTTGCCGCGCAACTCCGTCTTGCTGCGAAATTAGAAGGCAGACAGATCGAAGTCAAAGAAGATTCCACGCTCAGGCAGTGTGAGTGGGAATTTATTGATGACATCAAAGAAGTAATTAAGGACTGTGATGCCGTCCTTTCCATTGCCTGCGGCGTCGGCGTGCAGTACATGGCCGAAAAATTCCCCAGGATGAGAATTTTTCCTGGTGTGAATACCACCTTTATGGGAGGACCCGTCGAACAAGGCATCTTCTGGGAACGGTGTGCTGGTTGCGGGAATTGTATCCTGGGAACTACGGGAGGGCTGTGCCCGGTAAGCCGATGCGCAAAAAGTCTCATGAACGGTCCGTGTGGCGGCTCACAAAACGGGAAGTGTGAGGTCTCACAGGAAACGCCCTGTGTGTGGCACCAAATATATGACCAGCTGGACACCCAGCAGCTTTTGGCAACGATGGAGAGGATTGTACCGCCCAAGGACTGGACCACGGGTATGGAAAATCATCCCCGGAAGATGGTTCTGGAACACCTGGTCATGAAAAAGCAATAA